A window of Micrococcus endophyticus contains these coding sequences:
- a CDS encoding NAD(P)/FAD-dependent oxidoreductase: protein MSGDVDARAGAPASVVVVGGGVAGFGAVRELRRRGHTGSLALVEPQGVPYDRPPLSKDYLTGETDAHRLLFAPPSWFAEHDVELVEEAAVRLTPGGAHPDGDPVPHRVELASGRVLEAEAVVLATGGRPRPLDVEGATHPGLITLRTRADADALRERLHFGAEVAVVGGGFTGAEAASSARQALAAVTLVTATDAPALRAVGPALAARLHRMHAEHGVAVEVGRVARIEHRDDDGGAALPAAHRLHLGDGRTVDADVVVLAGGTVPDTALAEEAGLEVADGILVDEAGRTSVPGILAVGDATRATDSAWGPSPHWEPALSSGAAAAAALLGEEPEPPGAPWLWSDRHGCHVEAVGDMAVPAGGASVDREARGAAVASFVLDAEGRMRGAASIDDPMAVKAARRIIDRGIVVDPQALADPTVPLKSLARG, encoded by the coding sequence ATGAGCGGCGACGTCGACGCGCGGGCGGGCGCGCCCGCCTCGGTGGTCGTGGTGGGCGGCGGCGTGGCCGGGTTCGGGGCGGTCCGCGAGCTGCGCCGCCGCGGCCACACCGGGTCCCTCGCGCTCGTGGAGCCGCAGGGCGTGCCGTACGACCGGCCCCCGCTGAGCAAGGACTACCTGACGGGGGAGACGGACGCGCACCGGCTGCTGTTCGCGCCGCCGTCCTGGTTCGCCGAGCACGACGTGGAGCTGGTGGAGGAGGCCGCCGTGCGCCTGACGCCCGGCGGCGCCCACCCCGACGGCGACCCCGTGCCGCACCGGGTGGAGCTCGCCTCCGGGCGCGTGCTCGAGGCCGAGGCCGTGGTGCTCGCCACGGGCGGCCGCCCCCGGCCCCTGGACGTCGAGGGCGCGACGCACCCGGGCCTGATCACGCTGCGCACGCGCGCCGACGCCGACGCGCTGCGCGAGCGGCTGCACTTCGGGGCGGAGGTGGCCGTGGTCGGCGGCGGGTTCACCGGCGCCGAGGCCGCCTCCTCCGCGCGGCAGGCCCTCGCCGCCGTGACCCTCGTGACCGCCACGGACGCGCCCGCGCTGCGTGCCGTGGGGCCCGCGCTCGCGGCCCGGCTGCACCGGATGCACGCCGAGCACGGCGTGGCCGTCGAGGTCGGCCGGGTGGCGCGCATCGAGCACCGGGACGACGACGGCGGCGCCGCGCTGCCGGCCGCCCACCGCCTGCACCTGGGCGACGGGCGGACCGTGGACGCCGACGTCGTGGTGCTGGCCGGCGGCACCGTGCCGGACACGGCGCTCGCCGAGGAGGCCGGGCTGGAGGTGGCGGACGGGATCCTCGTGGACGAGGCCGGCCGCACGAGCGTGCCCGGGATCCTCGCCGTGGGCGACGCCACCCGGGCGACCGACTCGGCGTGGGGGCCGTCGCCGCACTGGGAGCCGGCCCTGAGCTCCGGCGCGGCGGCCGCCGCGGCGCTCCTGGGGGAGGAGCCCGAGCCGCCCGGCGCCCCCTGGCTCTGGTCCGACCGGCACGGCTGCCACGTGGAGGCCGTGGGGGACATGGCCGTGCCCGCGGGCGGGGCGAGCGTGGACCGCGAGGCGCGCGGCGCCGCGGTGGCGAGCTTCGTCCTCGACGCCGAGGGGCGGATGCGCGGGGCGGCGTCGATCGACGACCCCATGGCCGTCAAGGCGGCCCGCCGCATCATCGACCGCGGGATCGTGGTGGACCCGCAGGCCCTCGCCGACCCGACGGTGCCGCTGAAGTCGCTCGCCCGGGGGTGA
- a CDS encoding NADPH-dependent F420 reductase — protein MNDILTVGLVGVGRLGSAVGQLVAEAGHRLLVADRPGSRVFRSVVETLLPAADAVPLADVVERADVVILALPQPALADLDLARARGVLLDATNAWEHTDGPDSIHRMDPLAWTERVPGVPVVKSLNHAGYGELLMDARPAGAPGRRAFAVAGDDGAAVDLVASLVDSMGFDAVPTSAADAPLLEPDGAVFGRRFDEAGLREALPHAAARVG, from the coding sequence ATGAACGACATCCTCACCGTCGGTCTCGTGGGCGTCGGGCGGCTCGGCAGCGCCGTCGGCCAGCTCGTGGCCGAGGCGGGCCACCGCCTCCTCGTCGCCGACCGCCCCGGCAGCCGCGTCTTCCGCTCCGTCGTCGAGACCCTCCTGCCGGCCGCGGACGCCGTGCCGCTGGCCGACGTCGTGGAGCGCGCCGACGTCGTGATCCTCGCCCTGCCCCAGCCCGCGCTCGCGGACCTGGACCTGGCGCGCGCCCGCGGCGTGCTCCTGGACGCCACCAACGCGTGGGAGCACACGGACGGGCCGGACTCGATCCACCGCATGGACCCCCTCGCCTGGACCGAGCGCGTGCCCGGCGTGCCCGTGGTGAAGTCGCTCAACCACGCCGGCTATGGCGAGCTGCTGATGGACGCCCGCCCGGCCGGCGCGCCGGGGCGTCGCGCGTTCGCGGTGGCCGGCGACGACGGCGCGGCGGTGGACCTGGTGGCCTCGCTCGTGGACTCGATGGGCTTCGACGCCGTGCCCACCTCCGCGGCGGACGCGCCCCTGCTCGAGCCGGACGGCGCCGTGTTCGGGCGCCGGTTCGACGAGGCCGGCCTGCGCGAGGCCCTGCCGCACGCCGCCGCCCGCGTGGGCTGA
- a CDS encoding bifunctional 3-phenylpropionate/cinnamic acid dioxygenase ferredoxin subunit, with protein sequence MAEPIHIGAAADIPEGEAVVVPAATAGTSDDVAVFHAEDGAFYAIDDTCTHEDASLAEGWLEGTQVECPLHSAQFCLKSGEALCLPATRPVGTHPVQERDGQLYLTPGA encoded by the coding sequence ATGGCGGAGCCCATCCACATCGGCGCAGCGGCGGACATCCCGGAGGGGGAGGCCGTCGTCGTCCCTGCGGCCACGGCCGGGACGAGCGACGACGTCGCCGTGTTCCACGCCGAGGACGGCGCGTTCTACGCGATCGACGACACCTGCACCCACGAGGACGCCTCCCTCGCCGAGGGCTGGCTCGAGGGCACGCAGGTGGAGTGCCCGCTGCACTCCGCGCAGTTCTGCCTCAAGAGCGGCGAGGCGCTCTGCCTGCCCGCCACCCGGCCCGTGGGCACCCATCCGGTCCAGGAGCGGGACGGGCAGCTCTACCTCACCCCCGGCGCATGA
- a CDS encoding cupin domain-containing protein produces MDETTPRILADVAELTADPAGAAPGAAWRLEQEPRDLDANVVRLPPGGRNEPFDGPALDILVHVVAGSGLLHTADQDVPIRAGQVLWLPRQSRRGFTAGPEGLAWLTVHRRKPGLGIGRRPEA; encoded by the coding sequence ATGGATGAGACCACCCCGCGGATCCTCGCCGACGTCGCCGAGCTCACGGCGGACCCGGCCGGCGCCGCGCCCGGCGCGGCCTGGCGCCTGGAGCAGGAACCGCGCGACCTCGACGCCAACGTCGTGCGCCTGCCGCCGGGCGGACGGAACGAGCCCTTCGACGGCCCCGCCCTGGACATCCTGGTGCACGTGGTGGCCGGCTCGGGCCTGCTCCACACGGCCGATCAGGACGTGCCGATCCGCGCCGGCCAGGTGTTGTGGCTGCCGCGGCAGTCGCGGCGCGGCTTCACCGCGGGGCCCGAGGGGCTGGCCTGGCTGACGGTGCACCGGCGCAAGCCCGGCCTGGGCATCGGCCGCCGCCCGGAGGCCTGA
- a CDS encoding protein adenylyltransferase SelO — translation MPAPTLHHRFADRFPELALPWQAQETDGPELVLLNAGLAEELGLDADWLASDDGLRLLTGERPGPEAKPVAQAYAGHQFGHYSPRLGDGRALLLGELVPPRRTRDADDAPQALPTWRELHLKGSGRTPFARGDADGQAVLGPMLREYAVSEAMHALGVPTTRALAVVATGRPVRRAGWQPGALLARTAASHLRVGSFQYAAALPERADPVAVLRRLVDEAILRHHPHAAEAENPALALYEAVIAAQAELVARWMLVGFVHGVMNTDNMTLSGETIDYGPCAFIDAFDPAASFSSIDTQGRYAFGNQGPVAAWNLARLGETLVPVLDDDAGRAVDLAQEALGGFQATHLAAWRGGLRAKLGLGEEVTDADVAALTDRLFPVLAAARTDWTGFWVRLAEHVASGAGRGNAEASASKLAEAQMLVPGAADPAAVVAWLRDWQSLGPDAARMRAANPVYIPRNHLLDDALTAAEDGDLGPVRRLLEAVTDPFTPRPGLERYAEPGPSDAAPFVTYCGT, via the coding sequence ATGCCCGCGCCCACCCTGCACCACCGCTTCGCCGACCGCTTCCCCGAACTCGCCCTGCCCTGGCAGGCCCAGGAGACCGACGGTCCCGAGCTGGTGCTGCTCAACGCCGGGCTGGCCGAGGAGCTCGGCCTGGACGCGGACTGGCTCGCCTCCGACGACGGCCTCCGCCTCCTCACGGGCGAGCGGCCGGGCCCGGAGGCGAAGCCGGTGGCGCAGGCCTACGCCGGACACCAGTTCGGCCACTACTCCCCCCGCCTCGGGGACGGTCGCGCGCTGCTGCTGGGCGAGCTGGTCCCGCCGCGGCGCACCCGCGACGCCGACGACGCCCCGCAGGCCCTGCCCACCTGGCGCGAGCTGCACCTGAAGGGCTCCGGCCGCACCCCGTTCGCCCGCGGTGACGCGGACGGGCAGGCGGTCCTGGGCCCCATGCTGCGCGAGTACGCGGTGTCCGAGGCGATGCACGCCCTCGGCGTGCCGACCACGCGCGCGCTGGCCGTCGTCGCCACGGGGCGCCCCGTGCGTCGGGCGGGGTGGCAGCCCGGTGCCCTCCTCGCCCGCACCGCGGCCTCCCACCTGCGCGTGGGCTCGTTCCAGTACGCCGCCGCGCTGCCCGAGCGGGCCGACCCCGTCGCGGTGCTGCGCCGGCTCGTGGACGAGGCGATCCTCCGCCACCACCCGCACGCCGCCGAGGCGGAGAACCCGGCGCTCGCGCTGTACGAGGCGGTCATCGCCGCGCAGGCCGAGCTGGTGGCCCGCTGGATGCTCGTGGGCTTCGTGCACGGCGTGATGAACACGGACAACATGACCCTCTCCGGCGAGACCATCGACTACGGGCCGTGCGCCTTCATCGACGCCTTCGACCCCGCGGCGTCCTTCTCCTCGATCGACACGCAGGGCCGGTACGCGTTCGGCAACCAGGGGCCCGTGGCCGCGTGGAACCTGGCGCGCCTCGGCGAGACGCTCGTGCCCGTGCTCGACGACGACGCCGGCCGGGCCGTCGACCTCGCGCAGGAGGCGCTCGGCGGCTTCCAGGCGACGCACCTGGCCGCGTGGCGGGGCGGGCTGCGCGCCAAGCTGGGGCTCGGCGAGGAGGTGACGGACGCCGACGTCGCGGCGCTCACCGACCGCCTGTTCCCCGTGCTGGCCGCCGCGCGGACCGACTGGACGGGCTTCTGGGTGCGGCTGGCGGAGCACGTGGCTTCGGGCGCCGGGCGGGGAAATGCTGAGGCAAGCGCCAGCAAGCTGGCCGAGGCGCAGATGCTCGTCCCCGGCGCGGCCGACCCGGCCGCCGTCGTCGCGTGGCTGCGCGACTGGCAGTCGCTGGGCCCCGACGCGGCCCGGATGCGGGCGGCGAACCCCGTCTACATCCCGCGGAACCACCTGCTCGACGACGCCCTCACCGCCGCCGAGGACGGGGACCTGGGGCCGGTGCGCCGCCTCCTGGAGGCCGTCACCGACCCGTTCACCCCGCGCCCGGGCCTCGAGCGGTACGCCGAGCCGGGCCCGTCGGACGCGGCCCCGTTCGTGACGTACTGCGGGACGTGA
- the hpaH gene encoding 2-oxo-hept-4-ene-1,7-dioate hydratase: protein MLDHETHVKIADELHEAGRTGTPVPLLTARYEGMEIEDSYAVQRIWAQRQVEAGRRVVGHKIGLTSKAMQAATGITEPDYGVIFDDQVFESGHEYETARITNPRIEMELAFVLKDELRGPHVNLFDVLRATEYVVPALEILDAHVELAGRTIVDTIADNAALGSMVLGGRPVAPDAVDLRWVAGTLSRNQTIEETGVAAGVLNHPGNGVHWLANRLADHGDALAAGEIVLAGSFTRPMHVSAGDTVTADYGPLGTVTCHFA, encoded by the coding sequence ATGCTGGACCACGAGACCCACGTGAAGATCGCCGACGAGCTGCACGAGGCCGGCCGCACCGGCACCCCCGTGCCGCTGCTGACCGCCCGGTACGAGGGCATGGAGATCGAGGACTCCTACGCCGTGCAGCGCATCTGGGCGCAGCGCCAGGTGGAGGCGGGCCGCCGCGTCGTCGGGCACAAGATCGGCCTGACCTCCAAGGCCATGCAGGCCGCCACCGGGATCACCGAGCCGGACTACGGGGTGATCTTCGACGACCAGGTCTTCGAGTCCGGCCACGAGTACGAGACCGCGCGCATCACCAACCCGCGCATCGAGATGGAGCTGGCCTTCGTCCTCAAGGACGAGCTGCGCGGCCCCCACGTGAACCTCTTCGACGTCCTGCGCGCCACCGAGTACGTGGTGCCCGCCCTCGAGATCCTCGACGCCCACGTGGAGCTGGCCGGCCGCACGATCGTGGACACCATCGCGGACAACGCCGCCCTGGGCTCCATGGTGCTCGGCGGCCGCCCCGTGGCCCCGGACGCCGTGGACCTGCGCTGGGTGGCCGGCACCCTCTCCCGCAACCAGACCATCGAGGAGACCGGCGTGGCCGCGGGCGTGCTCAACCACCCCGGCAACGGCGTGCACTGGCTCGCCAACCGCCTCGCCGACCACGGCGACGCCCTCGCCGCCGGGGAGATCGTGCTCGCCGGCTCGTTCACGCGCCCCATGCACGTCAGCGCCGGCGACACCGTCACCGCCGACTACGGGCCCCTGGGCACCGTGACCTGCCACTTCGCCTGA
- a CDS encoding HpcH/HpaI aldolase family protein, translating to MPVRHNTQPLVRDLFTTEAKAARGGRPAAGMFLSSGDCTAAEICAGAGLDYLLIDGEHAPLSLENVQAQLRTIAGYGVPVMTRVPFLDWISIKQYLDLGAQTLLVPMIDTPEQAAKAVRALRYPPHGDRGVGSALARSGRWNRIEGYLQHDDEHVSLFVQIETVRGVENAAAIAAVPGVDGVFVGPSDLSASMGLIGQQSHADVVAAVRRVIEACNAAGTTVGVNAFATDQAQAYADAGADFVNVGADVALMARGAEALADRWCPAPQADGDAAADGAAAPRASY from the coding sequence ATGCCCGTCCGCCACAACACCCAGCCGCTCGTCCGTGACCTGTTCACCACCGAGGCCAAGGCCGCCCGCGGCGGACGCCCCGCCGCCGGCATGTTCCTCTCCTCCGGCGACTGCACGGCCGCCGAGATCTGCGCCGGCGCCGGCCTGGACTACCTGCTGATCGACGGCGAGCACGCCCCCCTGAGCCTGGAGAACGTGCAGGCCCAGCTGCGCACGATCGCCGGCTACGGCGTGCCGGTGATGACCCGCGTGCCGTTCCTCGACTGGATCAGCATCAAGCAGTACCTCGACCTCGGCGCCCAGACCCTGCTCGTGCCCATGATCGACACCCCCGAGCAGGCCGCCAAGGCCGTCCGGGCGCTGCGCTACCCCCCGCACGGGGACCGCGGCGTGGGCTCCGCGCTGGCCCGGTCCGGCCGGTGGAACCGCATCGAGGGCTACCTCCAGCACGACGACGAGCACGTCAGCCTGTTCGTGCAGATCGAGACGGTGCGCGGCGTGGAGAACGCGGCCGCGATCGCCGCGGTGCCCGGCGTGGACGGCGTGTTCGTCGGCCCCTCGGACCTCTCGGCCTCCATGGGGCTGATCGGCCAGCAGAGCCACGCGGACGTGGTGGCGGCCGTGCGGCGCGTGATCGAGGCGTGTAACGCCGCGGGCACCACCGTGGGCGTCAACGCGTTCGCCACGGACCAGGCCCAGGCCTACGCCGACGCCGGCGCGGACTTCGTGAACGTGGGCGCCGACGTCGCCCTCATGGCCCGCGGCGCCGAGGCCCTCGCCGACCGCTGGTGCCCGGCCCCGCAGGCCGACGGCGATGCCGCGGCGGACGGCGCGGCCGCCCCCCGCGCGTCGTACTGA
- a CDS encoding LysM peptidoglycan-binding domain-containing protein, which translates to MKLSAPRSASPRPLAPAVVVAALSVLVGGLLPQQPVPTTAAPSPASEAGDAAALRTLASAGSGQAPAAASEVRGAAVAAVPQEGEALADAPAGVVLGEPVVDRPFTMAAAVWDAAADHAVERVEIRVRQDGAWGPWQILERAVLPEGAAVTRTGTDPFVAFGADGAQLRLTTADGAAPAGLELSLVDPGTAATDEAVASAHPAVSTGQAAQDAALPRGVKSSAVVGGAEPATARTVSTASEARTRILPDVITRAQWGADESWAQASPQFEQARALTIHHSAGTNDYTRAQAVEQMRAIYAYYTKTLDWGDFPYHLITDRFGNIYEGRRGALDANPLGTHAGGFNTGTMGISTMGNYDVVAPSEEVVDAMARATAYYLYRDGLDPYGRVTLTSGGSTKYAAGTPVTVDTIFPHRTTSNTACPGRHLMARFDDVRDRAATIAAAAGQEAPAPEPEPTPTPEPEPTPTPEPEPIPTPEPTTPTTYTVQDGDGWWVIARRTGVPAATIQELNGMTESTLLHPGMVLRLVADVSAPAPTPVTTGTYTVQPNDGWWVIARRTGVPAEELQRLNGMAADTLLHPGMVLITAATAPAPAPAPAPAPAPAPGTYTVRDGDGWWVIAHRTGVTMETLQRLNGMTADTLLHPGMVLVTGQNATAAAPALAPATYTVRPNDGWWIIADRTGVSMAELQRFNRMTASTLLHPGMVLRIA; encoded by the coding sequence ATGAAGCTCTCCGCGCCGCGCTCCGCGTCCCCCCGCCCGCTCGCCCCCGCCGTCGTCGTGGCGGCCCTGTCCGTCCTCGTCGGCGGCCTGCTCCCGCAGCAGCCCGTCCCCACAACGGCGGCCCCCTCCCCCGCCTCCGAGGCCGGCGACGCCGCCGCCCTCCGCACCCTCGCCTCCGCCGGCTCCGGCCAGGCCCCGGCGGCCGCCTCCGAGGTGCGCGGGGCCGCCGTGGCCGCCGTGCCCCAGGAGGGCGAGGCCCTCGCGGACGCGCCCGCCGGCGTCGTGCTCGGCGAGCCCGTGGTGGACCGCCCGTTCACCATGGCCGCCGCCGTCTGGGACGCCGCCGCGGACCACGCCGTGGAGCGCGTGGAGATCCGCGTCCGCCAGGACGGCGCGTGGGGCCCGTGGCAGATCCTGGAGCGCGCCGTGCTGCCCGAGGGCGCCGCGGTGACCCGCACGGGCACGGACCCCTTCGTCGCGTTCGGGGCCGACGGCGCCCAGCTGCGCCTCACCACCGCCGACGGCGCGGCCCCGGCCGGCCTCGAGCTGTCCCTGGTCGACCCGGGCACCGCCGCCACGGACGAAGCGGTCGCCAGCGCCCACCCCGCCGTCTCCACGGGCCAGGCCGCCCAGGACGCGGCCCTGCCGCGGGGCGTGAAGTCCAGCGCCGTCGTCGGGGGCGCCGAGCCCGCGACGGCCCGCACGGTCTCCACCGCCTCCGAGGCCCGGACCCGGATCCTGCCGGACGTGATCACGCGCGCCCAGTGGGGCGCGGACGAGTCCTGGGCGCAGGCCTCCCCGCAGTTCGAGCAGGCGCGCGCCCTGACCATCCACCACTCGGCCGGCACGAACGACTACACGCGCGCCCAGGCCGTGGAGCAGATGCGCGCGATCTACGCGTACTACACGAAGACCCTGGACTGGGGCGACTTCCCGTACCACCTGATCACCGACCGGTTCGGCAACATCTACGAGGGCCGCCGCGGCGCCCTCGACGCCAACCCCCTCGGCACGCACGCCGGCGGGTTCAACACCGGCACCATGGGCATCTCGACGATGGGCAACTACGACGTCGTGGCCCCCTCCGAGGAGGTCGTCGACGCGATGGCCCGCGCCACCGCCTACTACCTGTACCGGGACGGACTCGATCCCTACGGGCGCGTCACCCTCACCTCCGGCGGCAGCACCAAGTACGCCGCGGGGACGCCGGTCACGGTGGACACGATCTTCCCGCACCGCACGACGTCGAACACCGCCTGCCCGGGCCGGCACCTGATGGCCCGGTTCGACGACGTCCGGGACCGGGCCGCGACGATCGCGGCGGCCGCCGGACAGGAGGCCCCCGCCCCCGAGCCCGAGCCGACCCCCACGCCCGAGCCCGAGCCGACCCCGACGCCGGAGCCCGAGCCGATCCCCACGCCGGAGCCCACGACGCCGACGACCTACACGGTCCAGGACGGAGACGGCTGGTGGGTCATCGCCCGGCGCACCGGCGTGCCCGCGGCCACCATCCAGGAGCTCAACGGCATGACCGAGTCCACCCTGCTGCACCCGGGCATGGTGCTGCGCCTGGTGGCCGACGTCTCCGCCCCGGCCCCCACCCCTGTCACCACGGGCACGTACACCGTCCAGCCGAACGACGGCTGGTGGGTCATCGCCCGGCGCACCGGCGTGCCCGCGGAGGAGCTGCAGCGCCTCAACGGCATGGCCGCGGACACCCTGCTCCACCCGGGGATGGTGCTGATCACGGCCGCCACGGCCCCGGCGCCCGCTCCCGCGCCGGCGCCGGCTCCCGCTCCGGCCCCGGGCACCTACACCGTGCGCGACGGCGACGGCTGGTGGGTCATCGCCCACCGCACCGGCGTGACCATGGAGACCCTGCAGCGCCTCAACGGGATGACCGCGGACACCCTGCTGCACCCGGGGATGGTCCTGGTCACCGGCCAGAACGCCACTGCGGCGGCGCCCGCGCTGGCCCCCGCCACCTACACGGTGCGGCCGAACGACGGCTGGTGGATCATCGCCGACCGCACCGGCGTCTCCATGGCCGAGCTGCAGCGCTTCAACCGCATGACCGCCTCGACCCTGCTGCACCCGGGGATGGTCCTGCGCATCGCCTGA